A single Gemmatimonadaceae bacterium DNA region contains:
- a CDS encoding prolyl oligopeptidase family serine peptidase, whose product MRQAHIRALITASIISVPFIGSDAQSKPTIEQFLSPAYPSELVSAKKADRIAWIAYDRGRRNIYTASAPDFKPVRLTKFLDDDGIILSELEISDDGSIVTFVRGSEPNRVGWIANPSSDPQGPDRAIWAAYTNASAAWRLGPGAGPALAPDGRNVVFSRDGQIFRYQVVPRAAAPAEKDQQPYIKEWGRNGNPRWSPDGAKLAFVSARDNHSLIGVYDVRTRRLHYVAPSVDVDGSPTWSPDGKRLAFVRRPGVPFGLQAQAGDGSIGNPGGPGGRAGRGGAGRGAGAAARGASDAGGGRADGMYRAAFTGGYTISLMVADIAGCPTPAGGCEAHEFWHNQPNDKTFPTVAGIAWAGTRVIFPQEPQEWIRWYSVAVDGGAEAGPVELTPGEGAVETTGLSRDGTTLFYATNAGDIDRRHLWKVPTAGGPAVQITTGDQIEMYPAPLSSGKQVAVLTSGGTLPLSVGVVSSEAGSANGTSPRRLIFPTLPAEFPAAAQVAPTAVVLKADDGMEFHNQLFLPKNLKAGEKRPAIIFVHGGPIRQMLLGYHYMDFYATAYAVNEWLASQGYVVMSVNYRSGIGYGKSFRTAPNTGGRGNAEYKDVIAAGKYLQSRPDVDASHVGIWGLSYGGVLTSQALARNSDVFAAGVDMAGVHLWGNSLDTTEVSFKSSAISAIDSWKSPVLIWHNDDDRNVEFSQTIGLVDLLRARNVYYELIVNPDDTHETLVHSRWLYVFGRMDTFFKKFLRNEAVSNSQ is encoded by the coding sequence ATGCGGCAAGCGCATATTCGGGCCTTGATCACGGCGTCGATCATCTCCGTCCCGTTCATCGGGAGCGACGCGCAGTCGAAGCCGACGATCGAGCAGTTCCTTTCGCCGGCGTATCCGTCGGAGTTGGTCTCGGCGAAGAAGGCGGACCGGATCGCGTGGATCGCGTACGACCGTGGGCGGCGCAACATCTACACGGCCTCGGCGCCGGACTTCAAGCCGGTCCGCCTGACGAAATTCCTCGACGACGACGGAATCATTCTGTCGGAGCTCGAGATCTCCGACGACGGCTCGATCGTGACGTTCGTCCGCGGCAGCGAGCCCAATCGGGTCGGCTGGATCGCCAATCCCAGCAGCGACCCGCAAGGCCCCGACCGCGCGATCTGGGCCGCGTATACCAATGCAAGCGCCGCGTGGCGCCTCGGTCCGGGGGCCGGCCCCGCGCTTGCGCCCGACGGCCGCAACGTCGTGTTCTCGCGCGACGGACAGATCTTTCGATATCAGGTGGTGCCGCGCGCGGCGGCGCCCGCCGAAAAGGACCAGCAGCCGTACATAAAGGAGTGGGGGCGCAATGGGAATCCGCGCTGGTCGCCGGACGGCGCGAAGCTCGCGTTCGTCAGCGCCCGCGACAATCACTCGCTCATCGGCGTGTACGACGTTCGCACGCGGCGGCTGCACTACGTCGCGCCGAGCGTCGACGTCGACGGAAGCCCGACGTGGTCTCCGGACGGCAAGCGGCTCGCCTTCGTTCGCCGTCCCGGGGTTCCTTTCGGACTTCAGGCCCAGGCCGGCGATGGAAGCATCGGCAATCCTGGCGGCCCCGGTGGCCGCGCCGGCCGCGGCGGAGCCGGTCGCGGGGCAGGAGCGGCGGCCCGCGGCGCGAGCGATGCCGGCGGTGGCCGAGCCGACGGCATGTATCGCGCGGCATTCACGGGTGGTTATACGATTTCTCTGATGGTCGCCGACATCGCCGGCTGTCCGACGCCGGCCGGCGGTTGCGAGGCGCACGAGTTCTGGCACAATCAACCGAACGACAAGACCTTCCCGACGGTCGCCGGAATCGCGTGGGCCGGGACGCGTGTCATCTTCCCGCAAGAGCCCCAAGAGTGGATCCGCTGGTACTCGGTCGCGGTGGACGGCGGCGCGGAAGCCGGGCCGGTCGAGCTCACACCGGGCGAGGGCGCCGTCGAAACGACCGGTCTGTCTCGCGACGGGACGACGCTCTTCTACGCCACGAACGCGGGCGACATCGATCGACGCCATCTATGGAAGGTGCCGACCGCCGGCGGCCCCGCCGTGCAAATCACGACCGGCGATCAAATCGAGATGTACCCGGCGCCGCTCTCTTCGGGGAAACAAGTGGCGGTTCTGACGTCCGGCGGCACGCTGCCGTTGTCCGTCGGCGTCGTGTCGTCCGAGGCAGGGTCCGCGAACGGCACGAGTCCGCGCCGTCTCATCTTCCCGACGCTGCCGGCCGAGTTCCCGGCCGCCGCGCAAGTCGCGCCGACCGCCGTCGTGCTCAAGGCCGATGACGGAATGGAGTTCCACAACCAGCTCTTCCTGCCGAAGAATCTCAAAGCTGGTGAAAAACGGCCGGCGATCATCTTCGTCCATGGCGGCCCGATCCGGCAGATGCTGCTCGGCTACCACTACATGGATTTCTACGCGACGGCGTACGCGGTGAACGAGTGGCTCGCGAGCCAGGGCTACGTCGTGATGTCCGTGAACTACCGTTCGGGCATCGGCTACGGGAAGTCGTTCCGCACCGCGCCCAACACGGGCGGACGCGGCAACGCCGAGTACAAGGACGTGATCGCGGCGGGGAAATACTTGCAGTCGCGGCCGGACGTCGACGCGTCGCACGTCGGGATCTGGGGCTTGTCGTACGGCGGCGTGCTCACGTCGCAGGCGCTGGCGCGCAACTCCGACGTCTTCGCCGCCGGCGTCGACATGGCCGGCGTGCACCTGTGGGGCAATTCGCTCGACACGACCGAAGTGTCGTTCAAGTCCTCGGCCATCTCGGCGATCGATTCGTGGAAGTCGCCGGTGCTGATCTGGCACAACGACGACGACCGCAACGTCGAGTTCTCGCAGACGATCGGTCTCGTGGACCTGCTCCGCGCGCGCAACGTGTACTACGAGTTGATCGTAAATCCCGACGATACGCACGAGACGCTCGTCCACAGCCGATGGCTCTACGTGTTTGGCCGCATGGACACGTTCTTCAAAAAGTTCTTGCGCAACGAAGCGGTGTCGAACAGTCAATGA
- a CDS encoding M23 family metallopeptidase, whose protein sequence is MIRMTRDGGPIIKGCLLGAVALAGVAGAQTQIPPSVEFSVPKPPTVAVSDSGAFLSYELHVSNLTPTAMYLRRVEVLDANTRASVFTLADSALVRAITRVAPPTCRADQTNRPAVECLPASERTQIPGGIRAYVYLWIPVDAKRPPAKLYHRLTLARIGTDSSDVVLEGTAIPVATGLAAISAPFHGQWAAFNGPSNSSGHRRLVLGLDGHTAIGQRFAIDFLQLDSTGSSHRGDPAKNENYYAYGTPLMAVADGVIAATKDSIPQNVPGANSRAVPITMTTVGGNYVAIDIGQGRYALYAHLQPGSLRVKVGDRVKRGQVIALLGNSGNSTEPHVHFQIADGPTFLSSEGIPYAMNFDVVGNCGISVTNGQAVIKCSHHAPVAVKGGVPLQNELIRVP, encoded by the coding sequence ATGATTCGCATGACTCGGGACGGGGGCCCGATCATCAAAGGGTGTTTGCTCGGCGCCGTCGCGCTCGCGGGGGTGGCGGGTGCGCAGACGCAGATTCCACCCTCGGTCGAGTTCAGCGTGCCCAAGCCGCCCACCGTCGCGGTGAGCGATTCAGGCGCGTTCCTGTCGTACGAGTTGCACGTCAGCAATCTCACACCGACGGCGATGTACCTGCGTCGCGTGGAGGTGCTCGACGCGAACACCCGCGCGTCCGTATTCACGTTGGCGGACAGCGCGCTGGTTCGCGCGATCACGCGAGTCGCGCCGCCAACTTGCCGCGCCGATCAGACGAACCGGCCGGCGGTCGAGTGTCTTCCGGCGTCGGAGCGTACGCAGATTCCCGGGGGGATCCGCGCGTACGTGTATCTCTGGATTCCAGTCGACGCCAAGCGGCCGCCGGCCAAGCTGTATCATCGCCTCACCCTCGCGCGGATCGGAACGGATTCGAGCGACGTGGTGCTGGAGGGCACGGCGATTCCCGTCGCGACGGGTCTCGCGGCCATCTCCGCGCCGTTCCACGGCCAATGGGCCGCCTTCAACGGCCCGTCGAATTCGTCGGGGCACCGACGCTTGGTGCTCGGGCTCGACGGACACACCGCCATCGGGCAACGGTTCGCGATCGATTTCCTCCAGCTCGATTCGACGGGAAGCTCGCACCGCGGCGATCCGGCCAAGAACGAGAACTACTACGCCTATGGAACGCCGCTCATGGCGGTGGCCGACGGCGTGATCGCGGCGACCAAGGATAGCATTCCGCAAAACGTGCCCGGCGCCAACTCGCGCGCCGTGCCGATCACGATGACGACGGTCGGCGGCAACTACGTCGCGATCGACATCGGCCAAGGGCGCTACGCGCTCTACGCGCACCTGCAGCCTGGATCGTTGCGCGTGAAAGTGGGCGATCGCGTCAAACGCGGACAGGTGATCGCGCTGCTCGGCAACTCCGGCAATTCCACCGAGCCGCACGTGCATTTTCAGATCGCCGACGGGCCGACCTTCCTGTCGTCGGAAGGCATTCCGTACGCGATGAATTTCGATGTCGTCGGTAACTGCGGCATCTCCGTCACCAACGGCCAGGCCGTCATCAAGTGTTCACATCACGCACCCGTCGCGGTAAAGGGCGGCGTGCCTCTGCAGAACGAGCTCATTCGCGTCCCGTAG